Part of the Candidatus Krumholzibacteriota bacterium genome is shown below.
TACGGAGCGGCCTCGTCATCGACACCGCGGCGTTGCGGTTTTACGACGCGCCGGGTGGCGTGGTCATCGAATCGGCGGGCTGCCATACGACGAACTGGCTCGGGTTCCCGGCCCTTCCCTACCGGGTGGTGAGCGTTCTCCTTCCCCAGGGCGAAGCGGTGCGTTCCTGCCGCGTCGAGGTGAACGCCACTATCGTGCTGGACGACGCCTTCCCCGCCGCCGAATTCCACGGAGACCTTCTCGAGGACGGCACGGCGAGGGGGCTCGCGGCCTCCGGGCGAGAGGTCGTCTCCGAGGACGGCGTCTTCCCCCGCTGGCGGATCCGCCATCTCGGCACGGGGTACCGGCGGGGCTTCCGGGTGGCGAACTTCGCCGTCTACCCCTTCCGGCTCGCGACGGAGACGGGGCGGCTCGTCCTCGATCACGACGTCACGCTCGTCGTCGAGACGGAGCCGGCGTCGCCGGACACCGACCGGCTCGAGCGGCGGCGGCACGTCGACGGCTTCCGCGAGGATGCCCGGCGGGAGATCGAATCGCTCGTCGTCAATCCCGGCGAGGCCGCCGGGTACGTCTTCGACGACGCCGTCGTCGACGACGGCACGCGGGGATTCCTCCCGAGCTACCTGCCGAGCATGGAGGGGAGCGGGGTCAGCTACCTGATCATCACGAGCGAGGAGATGGCCCCCGCCTTCCAGGAGCTCGCCGACTGGAAGACCGAGAAGGGCGTGCCCGCGGTCGTCAGGACGACCGAGTGGATCCGACAGAACTTCCGCAGCGGGACGGATCTCGGGGAATCGATCCGCTTCTTCATCCAGGAAGCATACGCCAAGTGGGGAGTCGACTGGGTGCTGCTCGGCGGCGACAGCGACATCATCCCCGCGCGGTTCGGCTACGTCTCCTTCTACACGGGCGAACACATCCCGACGGACATGTACTACGCGTGTCTCGACGGCACATGGAACGACGACGGCGATTCCCTCTGGGCCGAGGCCTACCACGACGCCTCGGAGCCGGGGGACGAGGCCGATCTCTACGCCGAGGTGTACATCGGCCGTCTGCCCGCCTCGACCCTCGACGAGGCCGAGCTCATGGTCGGCAAGACGATCGACTACGCGACCCCCGTCGACGTCGGATCGAAGCGTCGCTTCGTCCTCCTCGGCGAGGTGATCTTCCCGCCCGACTACGAGCCTGGCGGGACGATCGTCACCGACGGCGCCGAGATCCTCCAGGGGATCTATACCGCCTACCTCGATGGCGACCCCGAGACGGACACCCGGCGCCTCTACGAGACGTACACCCTCTACCCGGGCTCCACGCAGCTGACGGTGGACAACACCCTCGACACCCTCAGCATCGGCGCCAACCACGTGATGCACGCGGGGCACGGGGGCAAGTACAACATGTCCGTCGGCAACGGGAGCATCCTCAACTTCGACGCGAAGAACGTGACGAACGGCGATGCGCTCTTCTCGATGTACCTGATGAACTGCACGAACTGCGCGTTCGACACGGACTGCCTCGCCGAGTATTTCCTCCTGAACACCGGCGGGGGCGCTTTCGCCGTCACGGGGTCGAGCCGCTCGGCCTTCCCCAGCGCCTCGCGCCCCTACATGGACAACTACTACAATCTCTTTCTGGCCAACGATGTCGTCCGGCTCGGCGAGGTCTTCACGAAATCGCGCGAGCCCTTCACGCCGAGCGCGGTCGGCGAGACGGCCGACCGGTGGACGCATTTCATCTACAACCTGCTCGGCGATCCCGAGGCGTCGATGTTCCAGGGCGCCGCGTACGATTTCGACGTCACCGCCCCGGCGAGCCTCGACTTCGGGCCGAACGGCGTCACGATCGGTGTGTCGAGCGGCGGGTCGCCCGTCGAGGGCGCCCTCGTCTGCCTCCTCAAGGAGGGCGACGACTACGTGTACGGCGAGACGGGGCCGGGCGGTTCGGTCACCTTCGACGATTTCCTCGTCAAGGAGGGCGGCGAGGCGCAGCTCGTGGTGACCGGACGCAACCACCGACGCTACGCGGCGACGATTCCCGTGGTTGGCGGGACGGCGGCCTACATCCGGATCAAGGCGCGGACGATCAGCGACGGCGCGACCGGGAACGACGACGGCGCGCTCGACGCCGGCGAGACGGCCGACATCTGGGTCGAGCTCGAGAACACCGGGGGAACGGCCGGGGAGAAACTCTACGCGATCCTCCGCTCGGGCGACGCCGCCGTGTCGGTCCTCGACTCGACGGCCCTCTACCCGGACATCCCCGCGGGTGAGCCGGCGTACGCGTACGACGGCTTCGTCGTCGCCGTCGACGTGTCGACGGCGGACGAGCACGTGGTCGATTTCACGCTCGAGGTCCGCGATTCGACGGGCGGCATGTGGTCGGAGACCTTCGCCCTCGAGGTGCGCGCCCCCGAGCTCGAGCTGTACCTGAACCTCGTGAGCGACGAACCGCCAATCGGGAACGGCAACGATGTCCAGGAGCCCGGCGAGAACGTGCTTGTCTCGATCGGCGTCAAGAACTTCGGGACCGGCTCGACGATGGGGCTCGAGGGCGTGCTTCGGAGCTCCGACGCCGAGGTCATCATCACCGACAGCGTTTCCGCCTACGCCGACCTTGCGACGCTCGACGTCGGCTACGGCGACGGGTTCATTCTGACCGAGACGACGACGGGCTCCGTGAACTACATGACCGTCGATTTCGCCGACGATCTCGGGCGCACGTACAGCCGGAGGATCGAGCTGCGGCGGCCGGGGATCCCGACGGGCCTCATCCTCAACTCGAGCTACGGCCCCACCGAGATGCATGCCAGCTGGCACGCGCCGACGTCGACGGAGAAGCTGCGCTTCATGGTCTACCGTTCCCTGAGTTCCGGCGGTCCCTACACGGCCGGGAGCAGGGACCCCGTGATGCACGGCATGTTCCGCGACTACGGCCTCCTGCCGAGCACGCGCTACTACTACGTGGTGGCGGCGGTCGATTCATGCGGCAATCTCGGCGATCCTGGCGGCGAGGTCACCGCCACGACCAGTCCGCCGCAGCTCGCCGGCTGGCCGAACAAGATGGACAAGGAATCATCGAGCAGCGTGAAGATCGCCGACATCGACGGCGACAGCCACCCCGAGATCGTCGTCGGCTCGAACTACGTCCATGCCTGGCACGCCGACGGGATCGAGGTCCGCGACGGCGACTCGCAGCCGGTCACCTGGGGGATCTTCAACACCGAGGGATCGGGTTTCACCGCCTCGGTCGCCCTCGCCCAGCTCGACGGCGAGCCGGGGAACGAGATTGTCGCCGCGGCCTGGGATACGCGCGAACTCTTCGTCTTCAGGGCCGACGGGAGCACGATGCCCGGCTGGCCGAAGCTGACGAGCAGTTTCTGCTGGGCGGCCCCCGTCGTCGGGGATCTCGACGACGACGGCGACAACGAGATCGTCGCTTACGACGCCTTCGGCAAGGTCTACGTCTGGCACCACGACGGAACGGAGCTGATCGATGGGGACGACAACGCCGGAACCGACGGGGTCTTTCTCGTCATGAACAATCCCGAGATCGGGCATTACTCGACGCCGGCGCTCGCCGATGTCGACAACGACGGCGTCGTCGAGCTGATCGTCTGCGGTTCGAGCAGCAGCACGACCGTCGACTCGATCCAGGTCCGCAACGGCGACGGCTCCTCCGTGCCCGGCTGGCCGAAGGCCATCGAGGATCTCTGGGCGACGATCTCGGCGAGCCCCGCCGTCGGCGACATCGACGACGACGGCGACATCGAGATCGTGGTCTCCTCGAGCAACAGCAAGGTCTACGGACTCAACCATGACGGCACGTGGATGGCGGGCTGGCCGAAGTGGGTGTACAACAACCATTACTACGTCGGTTCGCCGGCCCTCGCCGACCTCACCGGCGACGGGTATCTCGAGGTCGTCATCCCCTCGCGGGACAACAACTGCTACGTCTTCCGGTACAACGGCCAGGCGCTCACGAACTGGCCGCAGCCCTACGCCGAGAGCGGAGCCACCGAGGCCTCGCCGACGATCGCCGACCTCGACGGCGATGGCGGCCTCGACATCGTCCTGCCCTCCGAGGAGGGCTACATCAACGCGTGGAACGTCGCCGGCGAGCACCTCTCGGGCTTCCCGATCCAGGTGAACGCCTATTGCCGCACGACACCGATGGTCCGCGATCTCGATCTCGACGGCGATTTCGAGCTGATCGCGACCAGCTGGGACCAGAACGTCTACGTCTGGGATCTCGATGCGCCTTACCGTTACGGCGCGGTCGCCTGGAACGGCTTCCACGGGAACGTGCAGAACACGGGGTGGACGGGGTACGAGGGGCCGACGGCGGCAGGTGAACTCGCCTTCGCGTGGCGTCTCTCCGGCGGCCTCGTCGAAATCGACTGGGTCGTCGCCGCCGGGCCGGTTTCCTGGGACATCCACCGCGCGGCGGACGGGAGCGCGTTCGAGCTCTACGCCGCCGACCTGCGTCCCGACGAGGGAGGACACATCGCATGGACCGACCGGGGGGTCGAGGAAGGGGTCACCTACAGCTACCGCCTCGTCGCGACCGACGACGATCGTCTCTTCGTCGAGACCGACGCGATCGAGGTGCCGGTGGCCAGGGCGCGTCTCTACCCGAACCACCCGAACCCCTTCAACCCGACGACGACCGTCTCCTTCACCGTGCCGGGAGGCGAGGCCGACCGTCACAACGTCCTTCTCGCCGTCTACGACGTGCGGGGCCGGCTCGTCCGCACGCTCGTGAGCGGCGTCGTGCCCGGCGGCCGCCACGAGGCGATCTGGGACGGCTCGGACAACCGCGGCTCGCAGGTGGCGAGCGGCGTCTACTTCGCCCGTTTCGCCGCAGCCGGCGTGAAGGCGACGAGGAAGATGGTGCTGCTCAGGTGAGGGAGCGGGGGAGAACATGCGGAAATCGGGCGGGGTCCGCGCCGCGGACCCCGCCCGATCTCTATTCGACGTTGCGCCGGATGTAGCGCTCGAGCTCCTCGTAGTCGTGGAAATGCAGCTCGAAGTCGTAGTCGTTCTCGAACTCGCAGTCCTGGTGCGTGTGCCCCCGGCAGATCCGGGGCCGCTTCGGGTAGATCAGGCACCCGCGGTCGGGGGTGTAGAACCGGCAGGGATTCCGGGCCATCATGTACCACCGGTCTTCGTCCATGTAGATCTCGATGTCGCGGTGGGCGATCATCCAGAGCAGATCGTCCCAGTCGCCCTTGTCCTCGGGCTCGTCGATCTCGATCGACAGGTACATGCAGCATTTCGCCGGGATGCACTCGTCGCATGGATTCTTCTTCCGGCCCGTGGTCTTCTTCTTCTCTCGTCCCTGCATTCCCGCTCCTCTCGCGAATGACGGTCTCCTGTATATACGGCATGACGGCGCCCCGTTCAACGGCGAATATTGACAATCGACCCGCCCGTGCTGTATCGTTACCTCTCCCCGCGACGGAACGGGGGAAGGACGAACGGGATGCAGGGCGCGAAATTCCCGAAAGGTGGGACGATGATCTTCACGCTGACCGAGGAAGAGAGGATGATCCAGAGCACGGCGAGGGAATTCGCCAGGAAGGATCTCGCCCCCGTCGCCGCCGAGGCGAACGAGTCGGCGACCTTTCCCGACGGGATCTACGCGAAGCTCGGCGAACTCGGATTCCTCGGCATGACCCTTCCCGAGGAGTACGGCGGCGTGGGATTCGGCGCCACGAGCCTCGTCCTCGTCCTCGAGGAGATCAGCCGCGTCTGCGCGTCGACCGCCGTGACCCTCTCGGTTCACAACTCGCTGACCAACGCGGCGATCCTGAAGTACGGGAGCGAGGAACTCCGCGGGCGCTATTTGCCGCCTCTCGCCTCGGGAGAGATCCTCGGCGCATACGCGCTCACCGAGCCCGACGCGGGAAGCGACGTGGCCGCCGTGCGGACGAGCGCCGAGCGTCGCGGCGACGAGTACGTCCTCAACGGCACGAAGATCTTCATCTCCACGGGCGACAAGGCGGGGGCGGTCATCGTCTTCGCGCGCACCGATCCGGCGCACCGCACGCGCGGGATGACGGCCTTCGTCGTCGAGCCCTCCTTCGAGGGCTTCGCGGTGGGCAAGAAGGAGGACAAGATGGGGCTCCGGGCCTCGACGACCGTCGAGCTCGTCTTCGAGGACTGCCGCGTGCCCGCGACGAACGTACTCGGCGAGGTCGGCGAGGGGATACAGATCGCCCTCGCGCTGCTCGACGGGGGACGCATCGGGATCGCCGCGCAGTCCCTGGGGATCGCGCAGGCGGCCCTCGACGAGGCGGTTTTGTTCGCCCGCGAGCGACGGCAGTTCAACACGCGGATCGCCGACTTCCAGGCGACCCGCTGGAAGATCGCCGACATGGCGACGAGCCTCGACGCGGCGCGCCTGCTCGTCTACCGGGCGGCGTCGCTGCGCGACGCCGGCGAGCCGGTCGGCAAGGAGGCGTCGATGGCCAAGCTCTTCGCCTCGACCGCCGCGAACAGGATCGTCTACGACGCGGTGCAGATACACGGGGGCGTGGGCTACACGAGGGAGTTCCTCGTCGAGCGGCTCTTCCGCGACGCCCGCGTGCTCGAGATATACGAAGGGACCAGCGAGATACAGCGGCTGGTCATATCGCGAAACGTGCTCGAGGAGTACGACCGCCTGTACCCCGCGGAGTGAAGGCCACGCCGCGGCCGGGCGAAAGGAGGACGCGTTGAAGATCATCACCCTGCTGAAACGGGTGCCCGACACCGAGGCCCGCATCCTGATCAACCAGAGCGGGACGGGGATCAACGAGGAGGGGATCAAGTTCGTCATCAATCCCTACGACGAGTACGCCGTCGAGGAAGGCCTCCTTCTTCGCGAGAAGCTCGGCGAGGGGACGGTGACGGTGGTCTGCATGGGCCCCGCCGCGGCGACCGAGCAGATCCGTACCGCCCTCGCGATGGGCGCCGACGACGCCGTGCACATCTGCGATCCCGCCCTCGACGGCGGCGGCGATCCCTTCATCCGCTCGGCGGTTCTCGCCAGGGCGATCGCCGACGAGGGATTCGACGTCATCTTCTGCGGCAAGCAGGCGATCGACGACGACATGGGTCAGGTACAGTCGATCCTCGCCGAGCTTCTCGACATACCGCAGGTGAACGTGGCCTCGACCTTCGACATCTCCGAGGACCGGTCGAGCGCGACGATCATGCGGAGGATCGAGGGGGGCGACGAGAAAATCGAAACTTCGCTCCCGGCGATCGTCTCCTGCGACAAGGGGCTCAACGAGCCCCGCTACGCCTCGCTCCCGGGGATCATGAAGGCGAAAAGGAAACCCGTGAAGACGCTCACGCTCGCTGATCTCGGGTTCGACGCGCCGCCGGGCGAGCCGCGGAGCGCGATCCGCAAGTGGCTCACCCAGCCGAAGGGCGGGGACTGCCGGATGATCGAGGCGGAGGAGATGAAGGACGCCGTCGCCGAACTGGTGCGGCTCCTGCGCGAGGAAGCGAAGGCGATCTAGCACAGGACGGAGGAAGCCGACAATGGCGAACGACGTATTGATATTCGGAGAAATGAGAAACGGCGAACTCAAGAGGGTCGCCCTGGAGCTGATCGCGGCGGGACGGACGATCGCCGACGGCCTCGGTGGGGCCGTCGACGCGCTCCTCGTGGGGAAGGGCGCGGCCGCGGCGGCCGAGAGTCTCGGCCTCTACGGCCTCCGGCGCGTCCACGTCTGCGAGAACGAGGCGCTCGCCGGATATTCCACCGAGGGATACGCGACGGTCCTCGCCGGCCTCGTGGCCGAGGGCGGGTACGGGCACGTCCTGCTCGGGGCGACGGCGATGGGGCGCGATCTCGCGCCGCGCGCCGCGGCCCGCACCGACGGCGTCGTCTTCGGCGACTGCGTCGAGGTGCGTTTCGAGGACGGCCTCTGCGTGGCGAGGCGTCCCGTCTACGCGGGCAAGCTCCTCGTCGAACTCGTCCGGACGGGCGGACATCCCGTCTATCTCACGATCAGGCCGAACAACATCCCTCCCGCCGAAGCAACTGGAACGCCCGGCGAGATCGTCGCGCGCGAGCCCGGCGTGACCCGCGAGGCGATCCGAGCGATCGCCACCGCGATCGTGCCGCTCGCCGGCGGGCGGCCGGACGTCACCGAGGCGGACGTGATCGTCTCCGGTGGACGCGCGATGAAGGATCCGGAGAATTTCCGGATCCT
Proteins encoded:
- a CDS encoding YkgJ family cysteine cluster protein, with amino-acid sequence MQGREKKKTTGRKKNPCDECIPAKCCMYLSIEIDEPEDKGDWDDLLWMIAHRDIEIYMDEDRWYMMARNPCRFYTPDRGCLIYPKRPRICRGHTHQDCEFENDYDFELHFHDYEELERYIRRNVE
- a CDS encoding acyl-CoA dehydrogenase, whose protein sequence is MIFTLTEEERMIQSTAREFARKDLAPVAAEANESATFPDGIYAKLGELGFLGMTLPEEYGGVGFGATSLVLVLEEISRVCASTAVTLSVHNSLTNAAILKYGSEELRGRYLPPLASGEILGAYALTEPDAGSDVAAVRTSAERRGDEYVLNGTKIFISTGDKAGAVIVFARTDPAHRTRGMTAFVVEPSFEGFAVGKKEDKMGLRASTTVELVFEDCRVPATNVLGEVGEGIQIALALLDGGRIGIAAQSLGIAQAALDEAVLFARERRQFNTRIADFQATRWKIADMATSLDAARLLVYRAASLRDAGEPVGKEASMAKLFASTAANRIVYDAVQIHGGVGYTREFLVERLFRDARVLEIYEGTSEIQRLVISRNVLEEYDRLYPAE
- a CDS encoding electron transfer flavoprotein subunit beta/FixA family protein; translated protein: MKIITLLKRVPDTEARILINQSGTGINEEGIKFVINPYDEYAVEEGLLLREKLGEGTVTVVCMGPAAATEQIRTALAMGADDAVHICDPALDGGGDPFIRSAVLARAIADEGFDVIFCGKQAIDDDMGQVQSILAELLDIPQVNVASTFDISEDRSSATIMRRIEGGDEKIETSLPAIVSCDKGLNEPRYASLPGIMKAKRKPVKTLTLADLGFDAPPGEPRSAIRKWLTQPKGGDCRMIEAEEMKDAVAELVRLLREEAKAI
- a CDS encoding electron transfer flavoprotein subunit alpha/FixB family protein, whose product is MANDVLIFGEMRNGELKRVALELIAAGRTIADGLGGAVDALLVGKGAAAAAESLGLYGLRRVHVCENEALAGYSTEGYATVLAGLVAEGGYGHVLLGATAMGRDLAPRAAARTDGVVFGDCVEVRFEDGLCVARRPVYAGKLLVELVRTGGHPVYLTIRPNNIPPAEATGTPGEIVAREPGVTREAIRAIATAIVPLAGGRPDVTEADVIVSGGRAMKDPENFRILEKLADLLGGAVGASRAAVDAGYAPQPLQVGQTGKVVNPKLYIACGISGAIQHLAGMRTSKTIVAINKDASAPIFEKAHYGIVGDLFDVVPLLTEEIRKIL
- a CDS encoding VCBS repeat-containing protein; the encoded protein is MGRIISSLAIILFLSIVFAGPSAAGELRSGLVIDTAALRFYDAPGGVVIESAGCHTTNWLGFPALPYRVVSVLLPQGEAVRSCRVEVNATIVLDDAFPAAEFHGDLLEDGTARGLAASGREVVSEDGVFPRWRIRHLGTGYRRGFRVANFAVYPFRLATETGRLVLDHDVTLVVETEPASPDTDRLERRRHVDGFREDARREIESLVVNPGEAAGYVFDDAVVDDGTRGFLPSYLPSMEGSGVSYLIITSEEMAPAFQELADWKTEKGVPAVVRTTEWIRQNFRSGTDLGESIRFFIQEAYAKWGVDWVLLGGDSDIIPARFGYVSFYTGEHIPTDMYYACLDGTWNDDGDSLWAEAYHDASEPGDEADLYAEVYIGRLPASTLDEAELMVGKTIDYATPVDVGSKRRFVLLGEVIFPPDYEPGGTIVTDGAEILQGIYTAYLDGDPETDTRRLYETYTLYPGSTQLTVDNTLDTLSIGANHVMHAGHGGKYNMSVGNGSILNFDAKNVTNGDALFSMYLMNCTNCAFDTDCLAEYFLLNTGGGAFAVTGSSRSAFPSASRPYMDNYYNLFLANDVVRLGEVFTKSREPFTPSAVGETADRWTHFIYNLLGDPEASMFQGAAYDFDVTAPASLDFGPNGVTIGVSSGGSPVEGALVCLLKEGDDYVYGETGPGGSVTFDDFLVKEGGEAQLVVTGRNHRRYAATIPVVGGTAAYIRIKARTISDGATGNDDGALDAGETADIWVELENTGGTAGEKLYAILRSGDAAVSVLDSTALYPDIPAGEPAYAYDGFVVAVDVSTADEHVVDFTLEVRDSTGGMWSETFALEVRAPELELYLNLVSDEPPIGNGNDVQEPGENVLVSIGVKNFGTGSTMGLEGVLRSSDAEVIITDSVSAYADLATLDVGYGDGFILTETTTGSVNYMTVDFADDLGRTYSRRIELRRPGIPTGLILNSSYGPTEMHASWHAPTSTEKLRFMVYRSLSSGGPYTAGSRDPVMHGMFRDYGLLPSTRYYYVVAAVDSCGNLGDPGGEVTATTSPPQLAGWPNKMDKESSSSVKIADIDGDSHPEIVVGSNYVHAWHADGIEVRDGDSQPVTWGIFNTEGSGFTASVALAQLDGEPGNEIVAAAWDTRELFVFRADGSTMPGWPKLTSSFCWAAPVVGDLDDDGDNEIVAYDAFGKVYVWHHDGTELIDGDDNAGTDGVFLVMNNPEIGHYSTPALADVDNDGVVELIVCGSSSSTTVDSIQVRNGDGSSVPGWPKAIEDLWATISASPAVGDIDDDGDIEIVVSSSNSKVYGLNHDGTWMAGWPKWVYNNHYYVGSPALADLTGDGYLEVVIPSRDNNCYVFRYNGQALTNWPQPYAESGATEASPTIADLDGDGGLDIVLPSEEGYINAWNVAGEHLSGFPIQVNAYCRTTPMVRDLDLDGDFELIATSWDQNVYVWDLDAPYRYGAVAWNGFHGNVQNTGWTGYEGPTAAGELAFAWRLSGGLVEIDWVVAAGPVSWDIHRAADGSAFELYAADLRPDEGGHIAWTDRGVEEGVTYSYRLVATDDDRLFVETDAIEVPVARARLYPNHPNPFNPTTTVSFTVPGGEADRHNVLLAVYDVRGRLVRTLVSGVVPGGRHEAIWDGSDNRGSQVASGVYFARFAAAGVKATRKMVLLR